The Collimonas fungivorans Ter331 genome has a segment encoding these proteins:
- the purH gene encoding bifunctional phosphoribosylaminoimidazolecarboxamide formyltransferase/IMP cyclohydrolase, translating into MIKQALISVSDKTGILDFAKELSALGVNILSTGGTAKLLADNGIKVTEVADYTGFPEMLDGRVKTLHPKVHGGILARRDFPEHVAALAQHQIPLIDMVVVNLYPFQQTIAKEQCSLEDAIENIDIGGPAMLRSSAKNHKDVIVLCDPSDYAGVLAELKAHDGEVGYGTKFALAKKVFAHTAQYDGAITNYFTSLGEDKQHATRSAYPETLNLHFEKVQEMRYGENPHQSAAFYRDTRHVEGALANYKQLQGKELSYNNIADADAAWECVKTFSETACVIIKHANPCGAAIGNNPLEAYSKALQTDPTSAFGGIIAFNQELDGNAAEAVAKQFVEVIIAPSFTEQAKQVFAAKQNVRLLEIPLAHNINLHDFKRVGGGLLVQSPDARNVALSELKVVSKKQPTQQQLQDLMFAWRVAKFVKSNAIVFCGNGMTLGVGAGQMSRVDSARIASIKAQNAGLSLVGSAVASDAFFPFRDGLDVVVDAGATCVVQPGGSMRDQEVIDAADEHGVVMLLTGTRHFRH; encoded by the coding sequence ATGATTAAACAAGCCCTCATTTCCGTATCCGACAAAACCGGGATACTTGATTTCGCAAAAGAGTTGTCGGCGCTGGGCGTGAATATTCTGTCGACGGGCGGCACCGCCAAGCTGCTGGCCGATAACGGCATCAAGGTCACCGAAGTGGCGGATTACACCGGTTTCCCGGAAATGCTCGACGGCCGCGTCAAGACCCTGCATCCGAAAGTGCACGGCGGCATCCTGGCGCGCCGCGACTTTCCTGAGCATGTGGCGGCCCTGGCGCAGCACCAGATCCCGTTGATCGACATGGTGGTGGTAAATCTCTATCCGTTCCAGCAGACCATCGCCAAGGAGCAGTGCTCGCTGGAGGACGCGATCGAGAATATCGACATCGGCGGCCCGGCCATGCTGCGCTCGTCGGCCAAGAACCATAAGGATGTGATCGTGCTGTGCGATCCCAGCGATTATGCGGGCGTGCTGGCCGAGCTGAAGGCGCACGACGGCGAAGTCGGCTACGGCACCAAGTTCGCGCTGGCGAAGAAGGTGTTCGCCCATACCGCCCAGTACGATGGCGCCATCACCAATTATTTCACTTCGCTGGGCGAAGACAAGCAGCACGCTACCCGCAGCGCTTATCCGGAAACGCTGAACCTGCATTTCGAAAAAGTGCAGGAAATGCGTTACGGCGAAAACCCGCACCAGTCGGCGGCGTTTTACCGTGATACCCGCCATGTCGAGGGCGCGCTGGCCAATTACAAGCAGCTGCAAGGCAAGGAACTGTCTTACAACAATATCGCCGATGCCGATGCGGCCTGGGAATGCGTCAAGACTTTCAGCGAAACCGCCTGCGTCATCATCAAGCACGCCAATCCTTGCGGCGCGGCGATCGGCAACAATCCGCTGGAGGCGTATAGCAAGGCGCTGCAGACCGACCCGACTTCGGCTTTTGGCGGCATCATCGCCTTCAACCAAGAGCTGGATGGCAACGCGGCTGAAGCGGTCGCCAAGCAGTTCGTTGAAGTGATCATCGCACCGTCCTTTACTGAGCAGGCCAAGCAGGTGTTTGCCGCCAAGCAGAACGTGCGTTTGCTGGAAATCCCGCTGGCGCACAACATCAACTTGCACGATTTCAAGCGCGTCGGCGGCGGTTTGCTGGTGCAATCGCCGGATGCGCGCAACGTCGCCCTGAGCGAACTGAAAGTGGTGAGCAAGAAGCAGCCGACCCAGCAGCAGCTGCAGGACCTGATGTTTGCCTGGCGCGTCGCCAAGTTCGTCAAGTCGAACGCCATCGTGTTTTGCGGCAACGGCATGACGCTGGGCGTCGGCGCCGGCCAGATGAGCCGGGTCGATTCCGCCCGCATCGCTTCGATCAAGGCGCAGAATGCAGGTTTGTCGCTGGTCGGTTCGGCGGTGGCTTCGGATGCGTTTTTCCCGTTCCGCGACGGCCTGGATGTGGTGGTCGACGCCGGCGCCACTTGCGTGGTGCAGCCGGGCGGTTCGATGCGCGACCAGGAAGTGATCGATGCGGCCGACGAACATGGCGTGGTCATGCTACTCACCGGCACTCGCCACTTCCGTCACTAA
- a CDS encoding Fis family transcriptional regulator — MSKESIQDVVKQSLEKYFKDLGEQPPSNVYDMVISTVEKPVLEAVIARAEGNQSHAAEMLGINRNTLRKKLQQHGLL, encoded by the coding sequence ATGAGCAAAGAAAGTATCCAAGACGTGGTGAAGCAAAGCCTTGAAAAATATTTCAAGGACCTGGGCGAGCAGCCGCCGTCGAATGTGTATGACATGGTGATTTCCACGGTCGAAAAACCGGTGCTGGAAGCCGTGATCGCGCGCGCCGAAGGCAACCAGTCGCATGCCGCCGAAATGCTGGGCATCAATCGCAACACCTTGCGCAAGAAATTGCAGCAGCACGGTCTTTTGTAG
- the dusB gene encoding tRNA dihydrouridine synthase DusB, giving the protein MNIGPYFLRNNVFVAPMAGVTDRPFRQLCKELGAGYAVSEMAASNPRLWQTEKTSRRINHDGEMEPRAVQIAGADPLMLAECAKYNVDHGAQIIDINMGCPVKKVCNSWCGSALLQDEQLVAKILEAVVSAVDVPVTLKFRTGWDRLNKNALNIARLAQASGIAMLTLHGRTRADGYSGDAEYQTIAAVKAAVTIPVVANGDIATPEKARQVLEYTKADAIMVGRAAQGRPWIFREIEHYLRTGEYLPAPLVTEVQQLMDEHLRAHYGFYGDYLGVRTARKHIGWYVRDLPGGEAFRQRMNLLEDCGQQLAAVNSFFESQFAFGERLQYGVAEQMLAA; this is encoded by the coding sequence GTGAATATTGGCCCTTATTTCCTGCGTAACAACGTCTTTGTGGCGCCCATGGCGGGCGTCACGGACAGACCGTTCCGGCAGCTCTGCAAAGAGCTGGGCGCCGGCTATGCGGTGTCGGAAATGGCAGCCTCCAATCCGCGCCTGTGGCAGACCGAGAAGACTTCGCGCCGCATCAACCACGATGGCGAGATGGAGCCGCGGGCGGTGCAGATCGCCGGCGCCGATCCGCTGATGCTGGCGGAGTGCGCAAAATACAATGTCGACCACGGTGCGCAGATCATCGACATCAACATGGGGTGTCCGGTCAAGAAAGTGTGCAACAGCTGGTGCGGTTCGGCTTTGTTGCAAGATGAGCAACTGGTGGCGAAGATCTTGGAAGCGGTGGTGAGCGCGGTCGACGTGCCGGTCACGCTGAAATTCCGCACCGGCTGGGACCGCCTCAACAAGAACGCCTTGAATATCGCGCGGCTGGCGCAAGCCAGCGGCATCGCCATGCTGACCTTGCATGGCCGCACGCGCGCTGACGGCTATAGCGGCGATGCCGAATACCAGACGATTGCCGCGGTCAAGGCCGCGGTCACGATCCCGGTGGTGGCCAACGGCGACATCGCGACGCCGGAAAAAGCACGGCAAGTGCTGGAGTACACCAAGGCCGACGCCATCATGGTGGGACGTGCGGCGCAGGGCCGGCCGTGGATTTTCCGCGAGATCGAGCACTATTTGCGCACCGGGGAATATTTGCCGGCGCCGCTGGTGACGGAAGTGCAACAGCTGATGGATGAACACCTGCGTGCGCATTATGGATTTTATGGCGATTACCTGGGAGTGCGCACCGCCCGCAAGCATATCGGCTGGTATGTGCGCGATTTGCCCGGCGGCGAAGCATTTCGGCAACGCATGAACCTGCTGGAAGATTGCGGCCAGCAGCTGGCCGCAGTAAATAGCTTCTTCGAATCGCAGTTTGCGTTTGGGGAGCGGTTACAATACGGTGTGGCCGAGCAGATGCTGGCGGCCTGA
- a CDS encoding GGDEF domain-containing protein: MKLNLFPSWAQRTAAPVPLAEVVDAAAGKQSAPATTAPALNDEQLALVGVLHQLLQTLPQAYSGRESVKRLCQMVLPASPHIRLVWVGFCQDDSEATIKPAAIVGKALDESDNWQLAKDCFDYVAPFAQVADWEAGHDSDFHALFTPWQAHPERCSAKAALAIPLRSEKARMHGMMVFYADSEDYFSETGFASFQAFGHVCEVIWKQSNLSHLLTRQAQLDSLTGLLTRRRIVHVYEEAVAATVVDESPLSILYCQLDDFHKINDLYGWAVADNILAAFAKDTGAQLRKTDSGGRWNATEFLYVLPATDTVDADNLAETFLGHFKHHPVNIENWSIRLALSIGVATYGADGRGLDELIHYATQHLRSSSTSAEDEL, from the coding sequence ATGAAACTTAATCTCTTTCCCTCCTGGGCGCAGCGTACCGCTGCCCCTGTGCCGTTGGCCGAAGTGGTTGATGCGGCCGCGGGGAAACAGAGTGCGCCCGCCACCACGGCGCCGGCGCTGAACGATGAGCAGCTGGCGCTGGTCGGCGTGTTGCACCAGTTGCTGCAAACCCTGCCCCAGGCCTATAGCGGCCGTGAAAGCGTGAAACGCCTGTGCCAGATGGTCCTGCCTGCCAGTCCGCATATCCGGCTGGTGTGGGTCGGTTTCTGCCAGGACGATTCGGAAGCGACCATCAAGCCGGCGGCAATTGTCGGTAAGGCGCTGGACGAGTCGGATAACTGGCAACTGGCCAAGGATTGTTTCGACTACGTTGCGCCGTTTGCCCAGGTCGCCGATTGGGAGGCTGGCCACGACAGCGATTTCCATGCCCTGTTTACCCCTTGGCAAGCGCATCCCGAGCGTTGCTCGGCCAAGGCTGCGCTGGCCATACCGCTGCGTTCGGAAAAAGCCCGCATGCACGGCATGATGGTGTTTTACGCCGACAGCGAGGATTATTTTTCGGAAACCGGGTTTGCCTCGTTCCAGGCTTTCGGCCATGTCTGTGAAGTGATCTGGAAGCAGTCCAACCTGTCGCACCTGCTCACGCGCCAGGCGCAGCTTGATTCGCTGACCGGCTTGCTGACCCGGCGCCGCATCGTGCACGTCTATGAAGAAGCGGTGGCGGCTACAGTCGTCGACGAGTCGCCGTTATCCATCTTGTACTGCCAGCTGGACGATTTCCACAAGATCAACGACCTCTACGGCTGGGCGGTGGCCGACAATATCCTGGCGGCGTTCGCCAAGGATACCGGCGCCCAGCTGCGCAAGACCGACAGCGGCGGACGCTGGAACGCCACCGAATTCCTGTATGTGTTGCCGGCTACCGACACGGTCGACGCCGATAACCTGGCCGAGACTTTCCTCGGCCATTTCAAGCACCATCCGGTGAACATCGAAAACTGGTCGATCCGGCTCGCGCTGTCGATAGGAGTGGCCACTTACGGCGCCGACGGCCGCGGCCTGGATGAGCTGATCCACTACGCCACCCAGCATCTGCGCAGTTCCAGCACCTCGGCCGAAGACGAACTTTGA
- a CDS encoding histidine phosphatase family protein: MPTTEILLIRHGETDWNLERRLQGHLDIPLNPTGQRQALALARSLDGIALDAVFCSDLQRAQQTAAPLAEARGMALRLESGLRERCYGALEGLRYPEAAERFPEAYAALMARAVDVRYPAGQHVAETMREFYARAVAALSALLAPGDLRPNLCRIAVVTHGGVLDCIYRFAHKLPLEQARSCDIFNASINRLSWNPEWPQPLRVDGWADVAHLDALSLDEIDQ; the protein is encoded by the coding sequence ATGCCAACTACCGAAATCCTGCTGATACGCCACGGCGAAACCGACTGGAACCTGGAGCGCCGGCTGCAAGGCCACCTGGACATTCCGCTCAATCCGACCGGCCAGCGCCAGGCGCTGGCGTTGGCGCGCAGCCTGGACGGCATCGCCCTGGACGCCGTTTTTTGCAGCGACCTGCAGCGCGCGCAACAAACCGCCGCACCTCTGGCCGAAGCGCGCGGCATGGCCCTGCGCCTCGAAAGCGGGTTGCGGGAGCGTTGCTACGGCGCGCTGGAAGGCTTGCGTTATCCGGAAGCGGCCGAGCGTTTTCCTGAAGCCTATGCGGCGCTGATGGCGCGCGCTGTCGATGTCCGGTACCCGGCCGGCCAGCACGTGGCGGAAACCATGCGCGAATTCTACGCAAGGGCGGTGGCGGCCCTGTCGGCTTTGCTGGCGCCGGGCGATCTGCGTCCGAATTTGTGTCGGATTGCGGTAGTCACGCACGGCGGGGTGCTCGACTGCATTTACCGTTTTGCCCACAAGCTGCCGCTGGAGCAGGCGCGCAGTTGCGATATTTTCAATGCAAGCATCAACCGCCTGAGCTGGAATCCGGAATGGCCGCAGCCGTTGCGGGTGGACGGCTGGGCCGACGTGGCGCACCTGGACGCCTTGTCGCTGGATGAAATCGACCAATAA
- a CDS encoding YbhB/YbcL family Raf kinase inhibitor-like protein: protein MNLWSHSFNDGAYLPGEFAFAVVHPETHVTLSANHNPHLGWGEPPAGTKSLALVCCDPDVPSRGDDVNQEGKTVPAELPRVDFFHWVLVDLPPHATSIEAGTFSDRVTSRGKPGPEIYGSPIPGARHGLNDYTGWFAGDAAMSGDYFGYDGPCPPWNDETVHRYVFTVYALDIARLPVDGKFTGQQALAAIRGHILGETSIVSLYTLNPAL from the coding sequence GTGAACCTCTGGAGCCATTCTTTCAACGACGGTGCCTATCTCCCCGGCGAATTTGCTTTCGCGGTAGTGCATCCCGAGACCCACGTCACCTTGTCCGCCAACCACAACCCGCACCTGGGCTGGGGCGAACCGCCCGCCGGCACAAAATCGCTGGCGCTGGTCTGCTGCGATCCCGACGTGCCGTCGCGCGGCGACGATGTCAACCAGGAAGGCAAGACGGTGCCGGCAGAACTGCCGCGCGTCGATTTTTTCCACTGGGTGCTGGTCGACCTGCCGCCGCATGCGACGTCGATTGAAGCCGGAACCTTCAGCGACCGCGTCACCTCGCGCGGCAAGCCGGGTCCGGAAATCTACGGCAGCCCGATTCCTGGCGCGCGCCACGGCCTGAACGACTATACCGGCTGGTTTGCCGGCGACGCCGCGATGAGCGGCGATTATTTCGGCTACGACGGCCCGTGCCCGCCATGGAACGACGAGACCGTGCACCGCTATGTTTTCACCGTGTACGCGCTGGACATCGCGCGCTTGCCGGTGGACGGCAAATTCACCGGCCAGCAAGCGCTGGCGGCGATACGCGGACACATCCTGGGCGAGACCTCGATCGTCAGCCTGTACACCCTGAATCCCGCCTTGTAA
- the dtd gene encoding D-aminoacyl-tRNA deacylase: MIGLLQRVSHASVAVDGLTIGAIDGGLMVLLCAERGDREKEADALLAKLLAYRVFADDAGKMNRSLSDIGGGLLLVPQFTLAADTQSGTRPSFTPAAAPEEGRRLFDYFAGQAASRHRQVATGRFGADMKVSLTNDGPVTFWLQVKPPAAKA, encoded by the coding sequence ATGATCGGCCTGCTGCAGCGAGTCAGCCACGCCAGCGTGGCGGTCGACGGCCTGACTATCGGCGCCATCGATGGCGGCCTGATGGTGCTGCTGTGCGCCGAGCGCGGCGACCGTGAAAAAGAAGCGGACGCGCTGCTGGCCAAGCTGCTGGCCTATCGCGTGTTCGCCGACGACGCCGGCAAGATGAACCGCAGCCTGAGCGACATTGGCGGCGGCCTGCTGCTGGTGCCGCAATTCACGCTGGCGGCGGATACCCAGTCCGGCACCCGGCCTTCGTTCACGCCGGCGGCGGCGCCAGAAGAGGGGCGCCGCCTGTTCGACTATTTCGCCGGCCAGGCCGCCAGCCGGCACCGGCAGGTCGCGACCGGCCGTTTTGGCGCCGACATGAAAGTGTCTTTGACCAATGACGGCCCGGTGACCTTCTGGCTGCAGGTAAAACCGCCGGCCGCCAAAGCGTAA
- the tyrS gene encoding tyrosine--tRNA ligase has translation MAHDSHNASPKAAAAVENTPLVLSDRTQEALAITKRGVDELLIESDFARKLQRSEQSGKPLRIKLGLDPTAPDLHLGHTVVLNKMRQLQDLGHNVIFLIGDFTSMIGDPSGRNVTRPPLTREQIEENAKTYFAQASLVLDPARTEIRYNSEWSDQLGARGMIQLSAKYTVARILEREDFTKRYKAGTPISVHELLYPLMQGYDSVALESDLELGGTDQKFNLLVGRELQKDYGQEPQCILTMPLLEGLDGVEKMSKSKGNYIGITEPGNTMFAKIMSISDVMMWRYYELLSFKSLAQIAAYKAQVEGGQNPRDIKVALGQEIVARFHNQQAAEDALSDFNNRAKGGIPDDIPELTLSGAPLGIGQLLKQANLCPSTSEALRMVEQGGVRIDGAVVSDKGLKVDAATFVIQVGKRKFARVTLTA, from the coding sequence ATGGCTCACGATTCCCACAACGCATCACCGAAGGCAGCCGCTGCCGTTGAAAACACCCCCTTGGTCCTGTCGGACCGGACCCAGGAGGCGCTGGCGATCACCAAGCGCGGCGTCGACGAACTGCTGATCGAGAGCGACTTTGCGCGCAAGCTGCAGCGCTCCGAGCAAAGCGGCAAACCCTTGCGCATCAAATTGGGCCTGGACCCGACCGCGCCCGACCTGCACCTCGGCCATACGGTGGTGCTGAACAAGATGCGGCAACTGCAGGATCTCGGCCATAACGTGATTTTCCTGATCGGCGACTTTACCTCGATGATCGGCGATCCGTCGGGGCGCAACGTGACGCGGCCGCCGCTGACGCGCGAACAGATCGAAGAAAACGCCAAGACCTATTTCGCCCAGGCCAGCCTGGTGCTGGATCCGGCGCGCACCGAAATCCGCTACAACTCGGAATGGTCGGACCAGCTGGGCGCGCGCGGTATGATCCAGCTGTCGGCGAAATACACGGTGGCGCGGATCCTGGAGCGCGAGGATTTCACCAAGCGTTACAAGGCCGGCACCCCGATCTCGGTGCATGAGCTGCTGTACCCGCTGATGCAGGGCTACGATTCGGTGGCGCTGGAGTCGGACCTGGAACTGGGCGGCACCGACCAGAAATTCAACCTGCTGGTCGGCCGCGAGCTGCAGAAGGATTACGGCCAGGAGCCGCAGTGCATCCTGACCATGCCGCTGCTGGAAGGGCTGGACGGCGTCGAGAAGATGTCCAAGTCCAAGGGCAACTACATCGGCATCACCGAGCCGGGCAACACCATGTTCGCCAAGATCATGAGCATTTCAGACGTCATGATGTGGCGTTACTACGAGCTGCTGTCGTTCAAGTCGCTGGCGCAGATCGCCGCCTACAAGGCGCAAGTCGAAGGCGGCCAGAATCCGCGCGACATCAAGGTTGCGCTGGGGCAGGAAATCGTGGCGCGCTTCCACAACCAGCAAGCGGCGGAAGACGCCTTGAGCGACTTCAACAACCGCGCCAAGGGCGGCATCCCGGACGATATTCCTGAACTGACGCTGAGCGGCGCGCCGCTGGGCATCGGCCAGCTGCTGAAACAAGCCAATCTTTGCCCGTCGACCTCGGAAGCGCTGCGCATGGTGGAGCAGGGCGGGGTGCGGATCGACGGCGCGGTGGTCAGCGACAAGGGCTTGAAAGTCGACGCCGCCACCTTCGTGATACAGGTCGGCAAGCGCAAGTTCGCCCGGGTGACCTTGACCGCATGA